One genomic region from Streptomyces sp. NBC_00582 encodes:
- a CDS encoding WhiB family transcriptional regulator: MDWRHNAVCREEDPELFFPIGNTGPALLQIEEAKAVCRRCPVMEQCLQWALESGQDSGVWGGLSEDERRAMKRRAARNRARQASA, from the coding sequence ATGGACTGGCGTCACAACGCCGTTTGCCGCGAGGAAGACCCCGAGCTCTTCTTCCCCATCGGCAACACCGGTCCTGCGCTGCTGCAGATCGAGGAAGCCAAGGCCGTCTGCCGTCGCTGCCCGGTTATGGAGCAGTGTCTGCAGTGGGCGCTCGAGTCCGGCCAGGACTCCGGCGTCTGGGGTGGTCTCAGCGAGGACGAGCGTCGCGCGATGAAGCGCCGTGCCGCCCGCAACCGGGCCCGTCAGGCCTCCGCCTGA
- a CDS encoding sensor histidine kinase, with the protein MNELVRQHTALDDSDLEWLHLLVSEWQLLSDLSFADLVLWVPTSDGTRYVSVAQMRPNTGPTSYQDDMVGHLVPRGRRPLLDAALDEGRIVREGDPEWREEVPVRVESIPVRREGRVLGVIARNTNLLTVRTPSRLELTYLQSASDLAQMIAAGSFPFAGQQMDMDAAPRVGDGLIRVDGDGIVQYASPNALSAYHRMGLASDLLGHHLGRTTAELAPTRGPVDEALAKVASGWAPREFEIEAKDGVIQFRTIPLKPKGTRIGSLVLLRDVTELRRRERELITKDATIREIHHRVKNNLQTVAALLRLQARRIESERGREALEEAVRRVGSIAIVHETLSQNLDERVEFDEIADRVLAMVAEISPGKVAGRRTGRFGILDAEVATPLSMVLTEILQNALEHGFREGDTGTVEVSAVRGGTAKEARLLVTVQDDGVGLPEGFDPHTSGNLGLQIVRTLVEGELGGTFDMVPAPERGTQVILDVPVRAQK; encoded by the coding sequence ATGAACGAACTCGTACGCCAGCACACCGCCCTCGACGACTCCGACCTCGAGTGGCTCCACCTGCTGGTCTCGGAGTGGCAGCTGCTCTCCGACCTCTCCTTCGCCGACCTGGTCCTGTGGGTGCCCACCAGCGACGGCACCCGCTATGTCTCCGTGGCCCAGATGCGCCCCAACACCGGGCCCACCTCCTACCAGGACGACATGGTCGGCCACCTCGTCCCGCGCGGCCGCAGGCCCCTGCTCGACGCCGCCCTGGACGAGGGCCGGATCGTGCGCGAGGGCGACCCGGAGTGGCGTGAAGAGGTCCCCGTACGGGTCGAGTCCATCCCCGTACGGCGGGAGGGCCGCGTCCTCGGGGTCATCGCCCGCAACACCAACCTGCTCACCGTGCGCACCCCGAGCCGGCTGGAACTGACCTACCTCCAGAGCGCCTCCGACCTGGCGCAGATGATCGCGGCCGGCTCCTTCCCCTTCGCCGGCCAGCAGATGGACATGGACGCCGCCCCCCGCGTCGGCGACGGTCTGATCCGCGTCGACGGCGACGGCATCGTCCAGTACGCCTCCCCGAACGCGCTCTCCGCCTACCACCGCATGGGCCTCGCCTCCGACCTCCTCGGCCACCACCTCGGACGGACCACCGCCGAACTCGCCCCCACCCGGGGCCCGGTCGACGAGGCCCTCGCCAAGGTCGCCAGCGGCTGGGCGCCCCGTGAGTTCGAGATCGAGGCCAAGGACGGGGTCATCCAGTTCCGCACGATCCCGCTCAAACCCAAGGGCACCCGCATCGGTTCGCTCGTGCTGCTCCGGGACGTCACCGAACTGCGTCGTCGCGAACGCGAGTTGATCACCAAGGACGCCACCATCCGGGAGATCCACCACCGGGTGAAGAACAACCTCCAGACGGTCGCCGCGCTGCTGCGCCTGCAGGCCCGCCGGATCGAGTCCGAGCGGGGCCGGGAGGCCCTGGAGGAGGCCGTGCGCCGGGTCGGCTCGATCGCGATCGTGCACGAGACGCTGTCCCAGAACCTGGACGAGCGCGTGGAGTTCGACGAGATCGCCGACCGGGTGCTCGCCATGGTCGCGGAGATCTCACCGGGCAAGGTCGCCGGCCGGCGCACCGGGCGCTTCGGCATCCTGGACGCGGAGGTCGCCACCCCGCTGTCCATGGTCCTCACCGAGATCCTCCAGAACGCCCTGGAGCACGGCTTCCGCGAGGGCGACACCGGCACGGTCGAGGTCTCGGCGGTCCGCGGCGGTACGGCGAAGGAGGCCCGCCTCCTGGTCACCGTCCAGGACGACGGCGTGGGCCTGCCCGAGGGCTTCGACCCGCATACCTCCGGCAACCTCGGTCTGCAGATCGTCCGTACCCTGGTGGAGGGCGAGTTGGGCGGCACCTTCGACATGGTCCCGGCCCCGGAGCGCGGCACCCAGGTGATCCTGGACGTCCCGGTGCGGGCCCAGAAGTAA